In the Candidatus Zixiibacteriota bacterium genome, CAGCAGCAGCAGCAGCAGCAGCCTAAGAAAGGCGAGATGTCGGAGAAAGAAGCCAAGGAATTATTAGAGGCATTCAAAGAAGATGAAAAAGAGATACAGAAAAACCTTAAAAAAGTTGTCGTCCGTTCCGGCTCGCGCCGCGATTGGTAGTATTGTAATACTACTGCTGGCATCCGGGATAGCCGGCGCGGGCGATATCGATATCAATGCCAGTGTCGATAGGACGGAAATAACGCTTGGGGAATCGATAGAGCTTACTATCTCCGTAGCCGGTCCGGTAAGACATATCGACAAGCCCGAACTGCCCGACCTTTCTAAATTTGACGTGTATTCATCGGGAACATCGTCAAATATTTCAATTGTACCCGGAGCAATAAACTACCAGACCGATTATTCCTATATTCTTATGCCAAGAAAAACCGGCACTTACACAATCCAACCGGCGCGAGTAAAATATAAAGGGAAGCGCTATTCCACAACGCCGATTATTATCAAAGTTACACGTCAGGCACAAGCAAAGCAGGCTGTTCCGTCAAAATCGCAATCAAATGCGAAAACCAGCCAGCGCTCTCAGACAACAAGCGACTTCTTCATCGAACAGGATGTAGACACAAAAAAGCCATATATCGGGCAGCAGGTAACGATGATTTTCAGATTTTATCAGGCTAAGAACTTATATGAACAGCCAACATTGCAATGGCCTGACTACAACGGGTTTTGGGTTGAGGATTTGCCCCCGCAAAAAACATATAATAAAATGATTAACGGTAAAACGTATAGAGTTACCGAAATTCGCAAAGCCCTTTTCGCTACGGTTGCCGGTAAAATTACTATTGAACCGGTAGTATTAACAATTCCCCCAAGCGCGCGTAATTCATTTTTCGACTTTGACCCTTTTAGCATGCATTCTCGTCGAAAACAAAGATCCTCAAGCAAAAACGTTTTACGCAGTAAAAAAATCATCATAGATGTTCAATCTCTGCCAATGGCAAATAAGCCCTCTGATTTTTCAGGCGCAGTCGGTTCATACAGCTGGAAAATCTCAATCGACAAGGACACCGTAGAGGTAGACCAGCCGATTACATTAAAAGCATCCGTAACAGGTTCCGGTAACATCAAAAAACTTCCGGGTGTAGAAATACCCGAATTGGAAAATTTCCGTCTTTATGATTCGGGGAGCAATGAGAATATCTCTAAGAAGAATTACAAAGTATCCGGTTCCAAGTTATTTGAATGGGTCTTAATTCCCACCGCGCCGGGCGAGTATGAACTTCCCGAATTAAGTTTCAACTTTTTTGACCCGTGGTCTAAAAAATACAAAAAACAGTCAAAAAAACCGGGCAAAGTGTATGTCAAGCCATCCTCGGTTAGTTTAATGGCTCTGGGAGACAGGCCGGTTAATGTTATACCAGCCGCTCGAACCAGTTTGAATTATATTGCAACCGAACTCTCAAGCAAATCAATTTCGACGCCGTTTTTCAAGTCTAAGTTAGTATGGATTGTTCAACTAATGCCTGTGCTCTGGCTTATTTTTCTTACTGTTCATATCAACCGACGGAAAAGACTTGAGGGTGATATCGCCTATGCCCGCCGCAAACTGGCCTCAAAAGCCGCTAA is a window encoding:
- a CDS encoding protein BatD; translation: MKKRYRKTLKKLSSVPARAAIGSIVILLLASGIAGAGDIDINASVDRTEITLGESIELTISVAGPVRHIDKPELPDLSKFDVYSSGTSSNISIVPGAINYQTDYSYILMPRKTGTYTIQPARVKYKGKRYSTTPIIIKVTRQAQAKQAVPSKSQSNAKTSQRSQTTSDFFIEQDVDTKKPYIGQQVTMIFRFYQAKNLYEQPTLQWPDYNGFWVEDLPPQKTYNKMINGKTYRVTEIRKALFATVAGKITIEPVVLTIPPSARNSFFDFDPFSMHSRRKQRSSSKNVLRSKKIIIDVQSLPMANKPSDFSGAVGSYSWKISIDKDTVEVDQPITLKASVTGSGNIKKLPGVEIPELENFRLYDSGSNENISKKNYKVSGSKLFEWVLIPTAPGEYELPELSFNFFDPWSKKYKKQSKKPGKVYVKPSSVSLMALGDRPVNVIPAARTSLNYIATELSSKSISTPFFKSKLVWIVQLMPVLWLIFLTVHINRRKRLEGDIAYARRKLASKAAKKALKEAYNGLKKPELFYSLVFNGIVGFISDKLNVKAAGLTNTQIIEMLKSTGKCDSIIDEFSSFLDKCDIGRFSPNRPTSEQAQQIYNKAENLLSELDRNLK